Proteins encoded together in one Prinia subflava isolate CZ2003 ecotype Zambia chromosome 23, Cam_Psub_1.2, whole genome shotgun sequence window:
- the PGC gene encoding gastricsin encodes MESGGRHIRAGAAPGIKAGARAAPRPRGVLGTMKWLPVVLACLQLAQGAVRISLRKGLSIRDRMRAAGVLDDFLKHIKYDSVKGHRPRQGSVVREPITNHLDSSYFGEISIGEPPQKFLVLFDTGSSNLWVPSKDCKSPACFNHAKFKPGDSATFSPGDGSHTVSYGSGAVTIVPGSDTLRIQSITVTNQEFGLSQDEPTQPFYFADFDGILGMAFPSLAVGGMATALEGMLDQDQLAEPIFSFYFSRQPTYEYGGELILGGVDPQLFQGDLTWAPVTQELYWQVALEQFAVGQSESGWCSQGCQAIVDTGTFLLTVPQEYLESILEALGAQETSYGYAVDCNDTQSLPPLTLGIGGAQLPLSPSAYVLNSNGYCTLGIEVTYLPPQDGQPLWILGDVFLREYYTVFDMANNRVGFAPSA; translated from the exons ATGGAAAGCGGAGGTCGGCACATCAGAGCCGGCGCTGCTCCCGGGATAAAAGCGGGagcccgggccgcgccgcgtCCCCGAGGAGTGCTCGGCACCATGAAGTGGCTCCCGGTGGTCCTGGCGtgcctgcagctggcccagggGGCGGTGAG GATCAGCCTGAGGAAGGGCCTGTCCATCCGGGACAGGATGAGGGCAGCCGGGGTGCTGGATGATTTCCTGAAGCACATTAAATACGATTCGGTGAAGGGACACCGGCCCAGGCAGGGCTCCGTGGTGAGGGAGCCCATAACCAACCACCTGGAC tcctcCTATTTTGGGGAGATCAGCATCGGGGAGCCCCCCCAAAAGTTTTTGGTGCTCTTCGACACCGGCTCCTCCAACCTGTGGGTGCCCTCCAAGGACTGCAAGAGTCCTGCTTGCT tcAACCACGCCAAGTTCAAGCCCGGGGACTCGGCCACCTTCTCCCCCGGGGATGGCTCCCACACCGTGTCCTACGGCAGCGGCGCTGTCACCATCGTGCCGGGCTCCGACACGCTCCGG ATCCAGAGCATCACGGTCACAAACCAGGAGTTCGGGCTCAGCCAGGACGAGCCCACCCAGCCCTTTTACTTCGCGGATTTCGACGGGATCCTGGGCATGgccttcccctccctggcagTGGGAGGGATGGCCACGGCCCTGGAGGGGATGCTGGACCAGGACCAGCTCGCTGAGCCCATCTTCAGCTTTTACTTCTCACG CCAGCCCACCTACGAGTACGGGGGAGAGCTCATCCTCGGGGGAGTGGACCCTCAGCTCTTCCAGGGGGACCTGACGTGGGCGCCGGTGACACAGGAGCTGTACTGGCAGGTGGCACTTGAGCA GTTTGCCGTGGGGCAGTCAGAGAGCGGCTggtgcagccagggctgccaggccATCGTGGACACGGGGACATTCCTGCTGACTGTGCCCCAGGAGTACCTGGAGAGCATCCTGGAGGCCCTGGGAGCCCAGGAGACCAGCTACGGG taCGCCGTGGACTGCAATGACACCCAGAGCCTGCCCCCGCTCACCCTGGGCATCGGCGGCGCTCAGCTCCCGCTCTCCCCCTCCGCCTACGTGCTGAAC AGCAATGGGTACTGCACGCTGGGCATCGAGGTCACCTACCTGCCCCCGCAGGACGGGCAGCCCCTCTGGATCCTGGGGGACGTGTTCCTGCGGGAATACTACACCGTCTTCGACATGGCCAACAACCGCGTGGGCTTCGCCCCCTCCGCCTAG